ACTACTAGATCAACTTTCAGCATCATTTGATGCTGTAATTCTCGATGCCCCTCCGCTTATTCCGGTAACCGATGCAGCCGTCATGGCGCAAAAAGTAGGCAGCGTTGTATTGGTTGTTGGTGCTGGCCGAATCCGCACCCAGGATTTGGCGAAGTCCCTTGGCGCCCTCGAACTAGTGAATGCGAAGGTTAAAGGCATCATTCTGAATATGCTGCCGACTAAGGGGCCGGACGCATATGCCTACAGTTACTACTCATACGAGTCTCACCCCGAGACAAACAAGCTTAAAAAGTACCGCCGAAAAAATGTTAGTGGAAGTCACCTAAAAGCTTCGGGACGTGCGGGTAATCTCTCACCGAATTCGAAGACACCCTTCGCTAGCGCACGTTGATAATTGGATGACAACCCGGAACTCATGGGGGACCAGCTGTGAACGGTGATTGGCGTAGGGATTACAGGCGCATCCTGTCCCTGACGGATGCCGCGGCCGTCCTCTGGGCAATGTCCGGCGCTCTAATCCTCCGATTTGGTACGGTTACTGGTCGCGAGTGGGTCGTTGCCGGTGGCGAACCGTACATTTTGGTCACCATCGTTCTCTCTGCTGTTTGGTGGTGCATGCTTGGGTTATGGGGGAGCAGGGAAACCACAGTCCTCGGTCACGGACCGGAAGAATACAAGCGACTGTTTAGCGCCTCGTTCTGGCTTTTCGGACTCGTAGCAGTTGTTTCGTATGTGTTTCAGTTGGACACGGCCCGAGGCTACGTGGCGCTTGCCCTGCCAGCCGGGGTTATCTCCCTACTCGTAGCCCGGATGCTGGTCCGTAGCTATTTGCGAAGCCAGCGACGAGTCGGCGCAAGCAGTTCCACGGTTATGATCATTGGCGGCGTCCATGGGGTGGCACATCTTGCCCAAGCCCTCCGCAGCCAGCCTATGGCCGGGTACCTCCCCATAGGCGCATATTTACCTGGGGCCTTGGAAAGCGCCACAGTGGGGCCGCCGTCTCTGGGTCTCCCTGTGCTCGGACACGATCCGTCTGTCGCATCGATAGTAGCGGCAGTGCGGATCGCTCAGCCAGACGCAGTAGCGCTTTCCACCGGTGTTCCCTTACCTCCGCGCGTCGTGCGGGAACTCGGTTGGGCTTTGGCTGATATGCAGGTCAAAATGATCATGGCTCCTGCGCTGACTGACGTCGCCGGCCCACGGATTCGCACGCAGCCAGTGGCAGGACTTCCTCTTATCCATGTCTCTACCCCAAACTTGGGCAGCGGACAGCGGCTGCTAAAACGGGTTTTCGACTTAGCTGGGGCGTTAACGCTTCTAACACTGCTCTCCCCCGTTCTAGTGATTGTCGCCGTCATCGTCCGCTTGGATTCTCCCGGGCCAGTTTTCTTCAAGCAGAGACGCGTCGGGGCTCGCGGCCAGTATTTTCACATGTACAAGTTTCGATCCATGGTCCTCGATGCAGAGTCGCGTCTGGAAGCGCTGCGAGCCCAGAACGAGGGCAATGAAGTCTTGTTCAAGCTGAAGGCGGATCCTAGGATCACCAGAGCGGGCCGCTTCCTCCGACGCTATAGTCTTGACGAATTGCCGCAGCTCTTCAACGTTGTCAACGGTTCCATGAGTCTTGTAGGGCCTCGCCCCCCATTGCCTTCTGAAGTGGAGCTCTACCAGAGCCATGTTCACCGCCGCCTCATGGTGCGCCCGGGGCTTACCGGCCTTTGGCAAGTCAGCGGGCGGTCTCTACTCTCTTGGGATGACACCGTTCGTCTGGATCTCTATTACGTGGAGAACTGGTCAATCGCCGGAGACATAGCAATCCTGCTCAAGACGTTCCGAGCCGTTCTGGCCCGTGATGGCGCGTTCTAGCGCTCATTCCACTCTTCCTAAGTGCACAAAGGCTGAACTATGACCGATATCGAGTACAGTGACTCGTCTCATAAAGAATCGTTGCCAAATACACGCAGTCCAAAGCAACGGAACCAGTCACAACCGAGGCGCAAAATTCTTCTCAGACTCGGTGTCGCATCGAGCGTGCTCGTCCTGGTGGTCGGCGTATGCGGATTGCTCCTAGCAAATCAGGTTTCGGCCGTACGGAGCAATCTAGAACAAGTGGTGGGGAGTGTTTCACAGCTACGCGCCCAACTTGACAGCGGAAACCAGGAAGAGGCGCTGGAAACTTTCGAATCGATGTCTAGACAGGCATCCGCAGCGAGGACGGACGCGACTGGTCCCCTTTGGAAGGTCGCTTCTATTCTTCCTTTTGTGGGTTCGAACTTACGTGCAGTTACGGAAGTGGCTGTCTCAGCCGATGATGTGGTGGCCGGAGCCGTGGGGCCGCTGCTAAAAGAGTTTGATTCCTTAGATTGGGAGTCGCTCTCACCTTCTGGCGGTCATATTGATGTCACTCAGCTGCAAGAAGCAGCCCCAAGCCTCGTAACGGCGCGAAACACAGTCAAGCTTTCCCACGAGCGTCTAGTCTCCATCGATCTTTCTACCCTGATGCCACAAGTTGCTGACCCGATTCGTTCCGCTACTGAGCAACTTAGAGAAGCAAGTGATGTCCTAGGGACCGCCGCTTCTGGCGCTCAGCTCTTGCCCTCCATGCTTGGCGCGGAGGATCCTCGGACCTACCTGGTTCTCGTGCAGAATAGTGCAGAGACCAGGGCCACTGGAGGCATTCCCGGCGCCTTGGCCGTCCTAAAAACAAATGGTGGACAAATTATTTTAGGAGAGCAAAGTAGCGCAAGTGCTCTTGGAGCTTTCAAACCCTCCATCGATGTGGACCCAGAGCAGACGGCGCTTTACACCGGTCGCCTTGGAACCCAAATGCAGAACGTTAATCTAACACCGGACTTCCCCACGGCTGCTTCTACAGCGAAGCGAATGTGGGAAGGACGTCATGAGAAACAGGTTGTAGATGGGGTAATCGCCCTTGATCCTGTGGTGCTTAGTTACCTTCTAAAAGCCACCGGACCGGTGGTTCTGACGGACCCCCAGATTCTCCACCTCATCGCGGGAACTTCCCTTCCATCATCACTGACCCATGACAACGTTGTCTCCACACTCCTCTCCGATGTCTACAGCGAAATCGAGGATCCGGCCGCACAGGATGCGTACTTCTCGGCGGTAGCAGGTCAAGTTTTCGCCGCCTTTACCGAAGGCAAGGCCGACAGCTCCGAACTGATAAAAGCTCTAACCTCAAGCGCCGAGGAGCACCGTCTCTATCTGTGGTCCAGCCGCCCGGACGAACAGTCGATTATTGCGACTACGGCCCTGGCAGGCTCCGTCGTGGGTACGGCCGCGGGAGGAGCATCCTTTGGCGTCTATCTCAACGACGGTACCGGCGCGAAAATGGACTATTATGCCTCACGCACCGCGCAACTCCTACAGACGTGTCAAGCGGACGGATACAGCAGCTACACCGTACGAATGACAGTGACCAACAATGCGCCGAGCGACGCTGCAACGATACTTCCTGCCTATGTCACCGGCCGCGGAGTGTACGGTGTGGAGCCCGGTTATATTCGGACCAATTATGTTTTTTACGGTCCAGTACAAGCATTTGCAGAGACTGCGAGTGTGAACGGACAATCTGTACCGATTGGGGCGGGTAAACATGGCCAGAGACCGGTAGGTACGGTGCCCCTAGAATTGGCACCAGGAGAAACGGCGGAGTTGGATGTGGTGTTTTCCCAAGTCGTTCAGGATTCCGTACCCAAGCTCCAAGTGACACCGGGTCTCGAATCGACTGACAAAGTTGTCCTCCCTGCGAAGATGGCCAACTGCCGTTGAGTTTGTTAACAGCAAATTACATACCACAGCCCGCTTGGAACTCCCCCAGAGACCTGTTACCGTAAAGAGCGTTTCCACTGGATAGAAGTAGTGGAAAAGCCGCATCCGGTGCTGGGGAGGGTCCCGGAAGAGCTATAGATTTCGAAGTTCCAAATGGATTCCATGGGTCTTCAGCGGGCACCTGGTGAATCCAAACCAAGACAGTCTTTTATCAATTGCATGGGGAGTCTCATATGAAAAAAACCGCATCCGCACTCGTTTTGGCCGGGTCGCTGGCCTTCTTCGGCGCCGGCGCAGCAAACGCCGTCGACAACTACCCGGCACCCACTCCCGGCGGTGTCAGCGACGCTACGGTTGCTCCCGGTGCTACCGTGGCGTTCAGCGGGTCCGGTTTCACTCCTGGCGAGGCCATTAGCGTCACAGTTGATTACTCCAATACCCCGGTTGTAGTTCCGGGTAGCGGCCTCAACGGTGTGATTGTCTTGGCGGAGGTAGTGAACAGCTTTACTACGAATGCTGACGCCAGCGGTAACTTCACCACTAATGTGGCGCTGGGCGAGGCAGGCACCTACACGCTGACAGCCACAGGCTTGGAGTCCGGAAAAGTTGTTACAGCCGCAGTATCGGTCGATCCTGCCTTCGCTGGCGACGGCAGCGGCTCCGGCAATGGGTCAGACAACGGCGGCTCTGAAGCCGACGACAACAATTTGGCAGACACGGGTGCCGACTCCGCAATGCTGCTCTGGGGAGCTGCGGGAGTCCTAGCCCTCGGCGCCGGCGTTGCATCTGTTGCAGTTGCACGCCGTAAGAATGCCTAACGGGTATTCCTTCAACTAGCTAAAAAGATTTTTCTGGCAGGAGGGATGGGGCCTTCGGGTTCCGTCCCTCCTGCCTTCTTTTCTGTCTGTATTTCCTAATCCATCGACGACCGGGGCGGCCGACACAACTGAACTCGTAATCACGTCAACCATGGCAATGACCCGGATAGGAGCATTGCGCTAACTTCGCGTGAATGTGGAAGCGCCAACCGTTTGCTATTATCATGAAGCTCGTCCACTCCTTGGGTGATGCGGTCTCGTTTTACCATCAATTCCTGGGGGAATTCTTGTTCTCAGCATCAGTCTTGGCAGTGCCTTACGGTGTATTTGCCAGCACAGGCATGATCATTTGGGCGACCATTGGTCTGGTGGGCCTGATCGGCGGCATAGTGACCGTCCGGGTGGCCCGCCGCCATAACCAGCCCGCAAAACCGGCCGCCACCAAGGCACCGCTGGACACCGCAGTGCAGCCCTCCACCCTGGCCGGCTCCACCCCGGTATCAGCCGACGACGTCACACAGGCTGCCTAACTCCAAGGCAGCCTAGACCTTAACCTTTGACGCGGGATGGTGGAACCGGATGGCCGCGACCACCTCGGCCGCTTCGTCCTCATCCTCGTCACCGGTTTCCAGATCCTCCACCAGCAGCCGCGGCTTGAACTTGGTGGGAGTAAAGCTGAACCGCGCCGCATAGCCGGAACGGGCCCGCACCTTCGCCAGGGCCTCCAGATCAGGCAGGCTCTCCGTCCAGGCGGTTACCGCCCGCCGGGCTTCCTGCTGCTTCTCCCCGAGCGGCACCGAGGCTGGGTCGGCGTCGTCCTCCGGCTCATCCAGCGCCACGGAATAGCTGATCTCCGGATCCTCGGCAGTACCACCGATCGTCAGCTCAATCTCGGAAATGGGCCAGTCCCCCAGGTCCGCGGCCAGCATGCCCTCCCACCAGGTAACCAGACGCCGGGCGGCGGGCACGGCGTCGTCGCGCTCCACGCCGCTCACCGTGAAGCAGCCGTACGAGCCGTCCACCAGCACCGACTCCCCCGGGAACAGCGCCAGCAGCTCCTCATGCGTGCGCACGAGAAAGTCCAGCACCTCCGGGTCCCGGTTCTTCCCGGTAATCCGCAGCGAGGAATAGCGCGCCTCCGATTCAGTTGACTCTGCGATGCGCAGCTCCAAATCATCGGTGCGGCCCAGCGCGTTGATCGCTTCCCTGAGACGGGACACCACAAGGGGCAGCTCCCGGCGGGTGCCGGGCAGCGTCACCGTATATGTCGTGAAGCCAACGCTCCAGGAGTCCGCGGTGATCTGCGCCTCGCGGGGCAAGGCGAACGTCAGTTCGGCGGTCAGAGCAGTTACCGCAGCTTCCGCGCTGGCCTTTTCCGCTCGTTTGGCCGGCGAAAAAACATCGAAGAGTCCCATTTAGATCAGTCCGTTCAGTGGTCCGGTCAGAAGCACCCGTGCCAGGACCAGGAGGGCGAAGCCGCCCACCGTCCAGAGCAGGGCGGGAGTAATGGTGCGGCGTTTCAGCGATTGGCTGCCCGGGGGCAGCGTCTGCGCGGCACCGCTGGCGAACCGCTGCGCTGACCCCGGGCCGTTGGCCAGTCCCACCAGGTCGGCACCGGGCCCGAAGATGAGCCGCGAGAGGCGTTCCCAGGTGTCTTCACTGCTCAAATCCAGTTCTCCGCGGGCGAAGAAGACGATGGAATTGTCCACGGTTTCGACGTCGAACCCGGGAGCCTCCGCCAGCAGCCGGCGCAGCACCTCCGGAGTGAAGACGGCTCGGGCCGCCGTCTCATGCCCTTCCGGCGCGTACAAGGTGAAGTCACGGTTCAGGTCCTCCGGCAGGGGAACCTCCTGCGACTTCGCCAGGCTCACCGGCACGCTGGAGCCGAACCAGGGATCACCGTTTTTGGCATCGAGCAGCATCCGGGGCATCCGGCGGTCCGCGGTGAGAGCGGCGTAGGTCCAGGTGGTGATCGACGGGCGGTCGTTCCGGTTCCGGGGCAGCGGCCCGGTCCGGTAGGAGAAATGGGCCACTTCAAAGGGAATGGGCTGCGCGGGTCCGTTCCGGAACCGCTTCCAGGACTGCGGGTGGTGACCCTCGCCAAAGATGGTGGCATCAATTTTGGGAAGCTTGGGGTCCGCCTTGTAGGACAGTCCGTTCCGCTGCACAAACCGCTTCAGCTTTGCTGCGGCAATCCGCGGATCCTCCACCCGGCCCTGGACGAGGAACCCGACGGCGGCGGCGAGAACTCCGGCCAGGAAGATTCCCGATCCCACGTTGAGCGCGGAGACGTCCAGGTTAAAGGAATCCACTGCCGCTGCGGCGATGCCCATGGAGCAGACCAGCCAGACGGCCAGGCAGGCGGCGGCGAACCCGGCCAGGGCCAGTCTGGACCCCGTCATGATCCCGGCGATGCCGGTGGCTTTCTGGGCGGTGATCTCCTCCGCGGGCACTGGCTCGCGGAAGACGGAGGTATCAAGGTGGCTGGTCATCCCGCAAGCGTACGGGGCTTCCGGGGAAGTGCCGGCGGCAACACGGGCAGGCGGCCGGCGGCTTCCGCTTTAGGAGGTGCGGAGTCCCGACGCCGGATTGCGGGCCCTGATCGCCGCCACCATCCGGACCGCTTCCTCCTGGTTCCAGACGCCGGTGTCCCGTTCCAGGACGGCCAGCCGGGGCGCGGGCGCAGGCAGCCGGAACTCGAACTCCAGGGCGTAACCGGGGCGCACTGAAAGTGCGGTCGCGGCGTCCAAATCTGCAAGGCCGCCCGTCCACGCCGCAACAGCCAAACGAATCCGCTCCCGCATTCCGGCCGCCGGCAACGGCACCGCGGGCCCTTCCAGCTCCATACCATCCTCATCAAGTGACCCCGGTAAATCCACGGTGTAGCTGATCTCCGGGTCGTCATGCCCGCCGCCGATCTCCAGCGAGAGTCCGGTCAGCGGCCAGCGCTCGAGCTCGGCAACCAACAGATCCTCCCACCAGGAGATCAGTGCCTGTGCCGTGGGCACAGCTTCCCCGCGGGTCACTGCCATGACGGTGAAACGTCCGCTCACTCCGTCAATCAGGAGGGACTCCCCCGGAATATGTGTTGCCAGTGCATCATGTGTCTGTACGAGGAAATGCACCCAGGACCGCTCCCGGTTTTCCCCGGCAAGCAGCAGCCGGGAGTACACGGCACCAGGTGCCTCCGCTTCCGCGATCTGCAGGTTCAGCCGGTCACCGCTGCGCAGGGCATCGATCGACGCCGCCAGCCGGCCGGCCAGGGCGGGAAACTCACTCCGGTTCCCGCGGACCTGCACCGTGTAGCTGTTGAACACGCCGTAGTCGGCGTACCGGCGGCCGGCCCAGCTCTCCACCGACACCTGTGCACCCGGCAGGGCCGCGCTTACGTTCGCCACCCACGCCTCGGCGTCGGCCGCGGCCGTGCTCTTGGCTGCTTTCTTGGTCTGGAGGAAGCTCAGGAGACCCATCAGATCAGTGCCGCAGTGCGTGGTTTTTCCATCCCGCCAGCCTACGGGCCGCGCCACCGCGGCTTTCGGAGACACGGCGGTGCGCCCTGCACTGGCAGGTTTAGCTCATGGTCAGCGGGCAAAAGCCGCTGCCACCACCACTGCCGTCATAACGGCCAGCAGGGCCAATCCGGTGAGAGTCATCCAGTCGCGGCGGCTCCGGCGGTAGCGCTTCCGGCGCCATTCCCTCGTGGGGGCAGGTGTGTCCATACGCTCGAACGTATGGTCACGTCAGCATCGGGTGGAACGGTGGCGAATACTCGTTTTGCGCCCCGGTATTACGTGTCCGGCGGCACTATTGGGGCCTGTCACGGCCCGAACCGCCTCAGCGTTAGTTGGCCGCCAGCAGTGCTTCCTCCAGTGCGACCCAAGCGAGCATCGCACACTTGACCCGGGCCGGATAGCGGGAAACGCCGGAGAACGCGGCGGCGTCGCCGAGCACCTCTTCATCCGCCTCCACCGTGCCGCGGGAGCGCATCACCTCGCGGA
This genomic interval from Arthrobacter citreus contains the following:
- a CDS encoding sugar transferase gives rise to the protein MSGALILRFGTVTGREWVVAGGEPYILVTIVLSAVWWCMLGLWGSRETTVLGHGPEEYKRLFSASFWLFGLVAVVSYVFQLDTARGYVALALPAGVISLLVARMLVRSYLRSQRRVGASSSTVMIIGGVHGVAHLAQALRSQPMAGYLPIGAYLPGALESATVGPPSLGLPVLGHDPSVASIVAAVRIAQPDAVALSTGVPLPPRVVRELGWALADMQVKMIMAPALTDVAGPRIRTQPVAGLPLIHVSTPNLGSGQRLLKRVFDLAGALTLLTLLSPVLVIVAVIVRLDSPGPVFFKQRRVGARGQYFHMYKFRSMVLDAESRLEALRAQNEGNEVLFKLKADPRITRAGRFLRRYSLDELPQLFNVVNGSMSLVGPRPPLPSEVELYQSHVHRRLMVRPGLTGLWQVSGRSLLSWDDTVRLDLYYVENWSIAGDIAILLKTFRAVLARDGAF
- a CDS encoding DUF4012 domain-containing protein — translated: MTDIEYSDSSHKESLPNTRSPKQRNQSQPRRKILLRLGVASSVLVLVVGVCGLLLANQVSAVRSNLEQVVGSVSQLRAQLDSGNQEEALETFESMSRQASAARTDATGPLWKVASILPFVGSNLRAVTEVAVSADDVVAGAVGPLLKEFDSLDWESLSPSGGHIDVTQLQEAAPSLVTARNTVKLSHERLVSIDLSTLMPQVADPIRSATEQLREASDVLGTAASGAQLLPSMLGAEDPRTYLVLVQNSAETRATGGIPGALAVLKTNGGQIILGEQSSASALGAFKPSIDVDPEQTALYTGRLGTQMQNVNLTPDFPTAASTAKRMWEGRHEKQVVDGVIALDPVVLSYLLKATGPVVLTDPQILHLIAGTSLPSSLTHDNVVSTLLSDVYSEIEDPAAQDAYFSAVAGQVFAAFTEGKADSSELIKALTSSAEEHRLYLWSSRPDEQSIIATTALAGSVVGTAAGGASFGVYLNDGTGAKMDYYASRTAQLLQTCQADGYSSYTVRMTVTNNAPSDAATILPAYVTGRGVYGVEPGYIRTNYVFYGPVQAFAETASVNGQSVPIGAGKHGQRPVGTVPLELAPGETAELDVVFSQVVQDSVPKLQVTPGLESTDKVVLPAKMANCR
- a CDS encoding peptidase, whose translation is MKKTASALVLAGSLAFFGAGAANAVDNYPAPTPGGVSDATVAPGATVAFSGSGFTPGEAISVTVDYSNTPVVVPGSGLNGVIVLAEVVNSFTTNADASGNFTTNVALGEAGTYTLTATGLESGKVVTAAVSVDPAFAGDGSGSGNGSDNGGSEADDNNLADTGADSAMLLWGAAGVLALGAGVASVAVARRKNA